In Wenyingzhuangia fucanilytica, the following are encoded in one genomic region:
- the rpoC gene encoding DNA-directed RNA polymerase subunit beta' translates to MARNNDKNPTQKRFEKISIGLASPESILEASHGEVLKPETINYRTHKPERDGLFCERIFGPIKDFECACGKYKRIRYKGIVCDRCGVEVTEKKVRRDRVGHINLVVPIAHIWYFRSLPNKMGYLLGLPSKKLDMIIYYERYVVIQPGNATQLDGTPLQKMDFLTEEEYLDILETVPLENRYLDDDDPNKFIAKMGAECLIELLDRIDLETLSYELRHKANTETSKQRKTEALKRLNVVEAFRESQKNRENNPSWMILKAIPVIPPELRPLVPLDGGRFATSDLNDLYRRVIIRNNRLKRLVEIQAPEVILRNEKRMLQESVDSLFDNTRKSSAVKTESNRPLKSLSDSLKGKQGRFRQNLLGKRVDYSARSVIVVGPTLKLSECGIPKDMAAELYKPFIIRKLIERGVVKTVKSAKKIIDKKEPVVWDILENVIKGHPVLLNRAPTLHRLGIQAFQPKLIEGKAIQLHPLVCSAFNADFDGDQMAVHLPLGPEAILEAQMLLLGSHSILNPANGAPITVPSQDMVLGLYYMTKLRVTDDKHVVKGEGLTFYSPEEVTIAFNEKAVELNAGIKVRTQDIDENGNQVTRIIETTVGRVLFNEHVPAEAGYINEVLTKKSLRGIIAKVLKATDIPTTGKFLDNIKDMGFKFAFRGGLSFSLGDIIIPAEKKQMIADANVEVDVIIQNYNMGMLTNKERYNQVIDIWGSTNNQLTELSMKRLREDQQGFNSVFMMLDSGARGSKEQIRQLTGMRGLMAKPKKSTSSGGEIIENPILSNFKEGLSILEYFISTHGARKGLADTALKTADAGYLTRRLVDVAQDVIINEFDCGTLRGLEVSALKKNDEIVEALNERIVGRVALHDVKDPVNHEVLVTAGSEITEELAAIIEESGLDSVEVRSALTCESKRGICSKCYGQSMSTRDMVQIGESVGVIAAQSIGEPGTQLTLRTFHVGGVAGNISEDNKLTAKFSGKLVIDDLVTVPGKNPQGEPVEIVISRTAEAKILDDKIGTVLSNTVIPYGSYIFVNGQETINKGDAICQWDPFNGVIVSEFGGKIAFEDLEQGVNYSVEIDEQTGFQEKVIIESKDKKKIPALLIQDLDGNTLRSYSLPLGAHLMVSNGEEIETGKTLVKIPRKSGKAGDITGGLPRVTELFEARNPSNPAVVAETDGVVSFGKIKRGNREIIVESKFGDIKKYLIKLSNQILVQENDYVKAGMPLSDGSVTPEDILRIQGPSKVQEYIVNEIQEVYRLQGVRINDKHYEVVVRQMMRKVRIIDSGDTLFLENSLVHKNDFIEKNDEIYGMKVVEDAGASDVLKPGQIITARQLRDENSRLKREDKAEVVARDARPATAEQILQGITRASLQTKSFISAASFQETTKVLNEAAVSGKVDYLEGLKENVIVGKKIPAGTGMRAYNNVIVGPKEEIEESFEA, encoded by the coding sequence ATGGCAAGAAATAACGATAAAAACCCAACACAAAAGAGATTTGAAAAAATTTCTATTGGTTTGGCATCACCAGAGTCTATTTTAGAGGCTTCTCACGGTGAAGTTTTAAAACCAGAAACAATCAACTACCGTACACACAAACCAGAAAGAGATGGTTTGTTTTGTGAGCGTATCTTTGGACCTATAAAAGATTTTGAATGTGCTTGTGGAAAGTACAAGAGAATTCGTTACAAAGGTATTGTATGTGATCGTTGTGGTGTAGAGGTTACAGAAAAGAAAGTACGTAGAGATAGAGTAGGACACATTAACTTAGTGGTGCCTATTGCTCACATTTGGTACTTTAGATCATTACCTAACAAAATGGGATACCTTTTAGGATTACCATCTAAAAAGTTAGATATGATTATTTACTACGAAAGATACGTAGTAATTCAACCAGGTAATGCAACTCAATTAGATGGAACTCCATTACAAAAAATGGATTTCTTAACTGAAGAGGAGTATTTAGATATTTTAGAAACTGTTCCATTGGAAAATAGATACTTGGATGATGATGATCCAAATAAATTTATTGCCAAAATGGGAGCTGAGTGTTTAATAGAGTTATTAGATCGTATTGATTTAGAGACTTTATCTTATGAATTAAGACACAAAGCAAACACAGAAACTTCTAAGCAACGTAAGACAGAGGCTTTAAAGCGTTTGAATGTTGTAGAAGCTTTCCGTGAATCTCAAAAAAACAGAGAGAACAACCCATCATGGATGATTTTAAAGGCTATTCCGGTGATTCCACCAGAATTACGTCCTTTGGTACCATTAGATGGAGGTCGTTTTGCTACTTCTGATTTAAATGATTTATACCGTAGAGTAATTATCCGTAACAACCGTTTAAAGCGTTTGGTAGAAATTCAGGCTCCTGAAGTTATTTTACGTAACGAAAAGCGTATGTTACAAGAATCTGTAGATTCATTATTTGATAATACTCGTAAGTCATCAGCAGTAAAAACTGAATCTAACAGACCATTAAAATCTTTATCAGATTCATTAAAAGGTAAACAAGGTCGTTTCCGTCAAAACTTACTTGGTAAGCGTGTGGATTATTCTGCTCGTTCGGTAATTGTTGTTGGACCAACTTTGAAATTATCTGAGTGTGGTATCCCTAAAGATATGGCAGCTGAATTATACAAACCATTTATCATCCGTAAGTTGATTGAGCGTGGAGTTGTAAAAACAGTTAAATCTGCTAAGAAAATTATAGACAAAAAAGAGCCTGTAGTTTGGGATATTTTAGAAAATGTAATTAAAGGACACCCAGTTTTATTAAACCGTGCCCCTACGTTACACCGTTTAGGGATCCAAGCATTCCAACCTAAGTTAATTGAAGGAAAAGCAATCCAATTACACCCATTAGTATGTTCGGCATTTAACGCCGATTTTGATGGGGATCAGATGGCGGTTCACTTACCATTAGGTCCAGAAGCTATTTTGGAAGCTCAAATGTTATTATTAGGTTCTCACTCTATCTTAAACCCAGCGAACGGTGCTCCTATTACAGTACCTTCTCAGGATATGGTACTAGGTCTTTACTATATGACCAAGTTACGTGTTACTGATGATAAGCATGTGGTAAAAGGAGAAGGATTAACTTTTTACTCTCCTGAAGAAGTTACTATTGCTTTTAACGAAAAAGCAGTTGAACTAAACGCAGGGATTAAAGTTAGAACTCAAGATATTGATGAAAACGGAAATCAAGTAACAAGAATTATAGAAACTACTGTTGGTAGAGTATTGTTTAACGAACATGTACCAGCAGAAGCAGGATATATCAACGAGGTATTAACTAAGAAATCTTTACGTGGAATTATCGCAAAAGTTTTAAAAGCGACAGATATTCCTACAACAGGAAAGTTCTTAGATAATATTAAAGACATGGGATTCAAATTTGCCTTTAGAGGTGGATTATCATTCTCATTAGGAGATATTATTATTCCTGCAGAAAAGAAGCAAATGATTGCTGATGCCAATGTTGAAGTGGATGTAATTATCCAAAACTATAACATGGGTATGTTAACGAATAAAGAACGTTATAACCAGGTGATTGATATTTGGGGATCTACAAACAACCAATTGACAGAATTGTCTATGAAGCGTTTGAGAGAAGATCAACAAGGATTTAACTCAGTGTTTATGATGCTTGATTCTGGAGCCCGTGGTTCTAAGGAGCAAATTCGTCAGTTAACAGGTATGCGTGGATTGATGGCGAAGCCTAAAAAATCTACTTCATCAGGAGGAGAAATTATTGAAAACCCAATTTTATCTAACTTTAAGGAAGGTTTATCAATTTTAGAGTACTTTATTTCTACGCACGGTGCACGTAAAGGTCTTGCCGATACAGCCTTAAAAACAGCCGATGCAGGATATTTAACACGTCGTTTAGTAGATGTTGCACAAGATGTAATTATCAACGAATTTGACTGTGGTACTTTAAGAGGATTAGAAGTTTCTGCATTAAAGAAAAATGATGAGATTGTTGAAGCATTAAACGAACGTATTGTAGGTCGTGTTGCTTTACACGATGTTAAGGATCCAGTAAATCACGAAGTGTTGGTAACAGCAGGATCGGAAATTACTGAAGAATTAGCTGCTATTATAGAAGAGTCAGGATTAGATTCAGTTGAAGTGCGTTCTGCATTAACATGTGAGTCTAAGAGAGGTATCTGTTCTAAGTGTTACGGACAATCAATGTCTACACGTGATATGGTTCAAATAGGAGAGTCTGTAGGAGTTATTGCTGCACAGTCTATTGGAGAACCTGGTACACAGTTAACATTACGTACGTTCCACGTTGGAGGGGTTGCCGGAAACATTTCTGAAGACAATAAATTAACTGCTAAATTTAGTGGTAAATTAGTGATTGATGATTTAGTAACTGTACCTGGTAAGAATCCACAAGGAGAACCAGTTGAGATTGTAATTTCTCGTACTGCAGAAGCTAAGATTTTAGATGATAAGATAGGTACTGTATTAAGTAATACTGTAATTCCTTATGGTTCTTACATCTTTGTAAATGGTCAAGAAACTATTAATAAAGGAGATGCTATCTGTCAATGGGATCCATTTAACGGAGTTATCGTGTCTGAGTTTGGAGGTAAAATTGCCTTTGAAGATTTAGAGCAAGGTGTTAACTATTCTGTAGAAATTGATGAACAAACAGGTTTCCAAGAAAAAGTAATTATTGAATCTAAAGACAAGAAGAAAATTCCTGCTTTATTAATTCAAGATCTTGATGGAAACACTTTAAGATCATACTCTTTACCTTTAGGAGCTCACTTAATGGTAAGCAATGGTGAAGAAATTGAAACAGGTAAAACGTTAGTTAAGATTCCTCGTAAATCAGGTAAAGCTGGGGATATTACAGGAGGTTTACCTCGTGTAACAGAGTTATTTGAAGCACGTAACCCATCTAACCCAGCAGTAGTTGCTGAAACTGATGGTGTGGTATCTTTTGGTAAAATTAAGCGTGGTAACCGTGAGATTATTGTTGAGTCTAAGTTTGGAGATATTAAGAAATACTTAATTAAGTTATCTAACCAAATCTTAGTACAAGAGAATGATTACGTAAAAGCGGGTATGCCTTTATCTGATGGTTCTGTTACTCCAGAAGATATCTTGAGAATTCAAGGTCCTTCTAAAGTACAAGAGTACATTGTAAACGAAATTCAAGAAGTATATCGTTTACAAGGGGTAAGAATTAACGATAAGCATTACGAGGTTGTAGTTCGTCAAATGATGCGTAAAGTTAGAATTATTGATTCTGGAGATACTCTATTCTTAGAGAACTCTTTAGTACATAAGAATGACTTTATTGAGAAGAATGATGAGATCTACGGTATGAAAGTAGTAGAAGATGCTGGTGCATCTGATGTATTAAAACCAGGTCAAATTATTACTGCTCGTCAATTAAGAGATGAAAACTCAAGATTGAAGCGTGAGGATAAAGCTGAAGTAGTTGCAAGAGATGCTAGACCGGCAACGGCAGAGCAAATTTTACAAGGAATTACTAGAGCTTCTTTACAAACTAAGTCGTTTATCTCTGCAGCATCGTTCCAGGAAACAACTAAGGTGTTAAATGAAGCAGCTGTAAGCGGTAAAGTAGATTACTTAGAAGGATTAAAAGAAAACGTTATTGTTGGTAAAAAGATTCCTGCTGGTACAGGAATGAGAGCTTACAACAATGTTATTGTAGGTCCTAAAGAGGAAATAGAAGAAAGTTTTGAGGCATAG
- a CDS encoding DUF3467 domain-containing protein, whose translation MEGSKEKEGNINIELTPEVAEGTYSNLAIINHSNSEFVVDFVNIMPGVPKAKVKSRIVLTPQHAKRLAQALIDNIKRFESQVGEIKEFEQQDYPINFGPVGEA comes from the coding sequence ATGGAAGGATCTAAAGAAAAAGAAGGAAACATCAATATAGAGCTAACACCAGAAGTTGCAGAAGGAACTTATTCTAATTTGGCAATCATCAATCATTCAAACTCAGAGTTTGTAGTAGATTTTGTAAACATTATGCCAGGTGTACCTAAAGCCAAAGTAAAGTCTAGAATTGTTTTAACTCCACAGCATGCTAAACGTTTGGCACAGGCTTTAATAGATAATATCAAACGTTTTGAATCTCAAGTTGGAGAAATTAAAGAATTTGAACAACAAGATTATCCAATAAATTTTGGACCTGTAGGTGAAGCTTAA